The Procambarus clarkii isolate CNS0578487 chromosome 39, FALCON_Pclarkii_2.0, whole genome shotgun sequence genome window below encodes:
- the LOC138372558 gene encoding uncharacterized protein: MEAEREKKSAQGKGVSEPVRLVCASVRAWGKRVRAWGKRVRAWGKRVRAWGKRVRAWGKRVRAWGKRVRAWGKRVRAWGKRVRAWGKRVRAWGKRVRAWGKRVRAWGKRVRAWGKRVRAWGKRVRAWGKRVRAWGKRVRAWGKRVRAWGKRVRAWVKEKDYNPTP; this comes from the exons atggaagcgGAGcgggagaagaaaagtgctcaaggaaaaggcgtttcagaacc AGTGAGACTGGTGTGTGCAAGTGTGCGGGCATGGGGTAAGCGTGTGCGGGCATGGGGTAAGCGTGTGCGGGCATGGGGTAAGCGTGTGCGGGCATGGGGTAAGCGTGTGCGGGCATGGGGTAAGCGTGTGCGGGCATGGGGTAAGCGTGTGCGGGCATGGGGTAAGCGTGTGCGGGCATGGGGTAAGCGTGTGCGGGCATGGGGTAAGCGTGTGCGGGCATGGGGTAAGCGTGTGCGGGCATGGGGTAAGCGTGTGCGGGCATGGGGTAAGCGTGTGCGGGCATGGGGTAAGCGTGTGCGGGCATGGGGTAAGCGTGTGCGGGCATGGGGTAAGCGTGTGCGGGCATGGGGTAAGCGTGTGCGGGCATGGGGTAAGCGTGTGCGGGCATGGGGTAAGCGTGTGCGGGCATGGG tgaaggaAAAGGACTACAACCCaactccttaa